A stretch of the Argentina anserina chromosome 6, drPotAnse1.1, whole genome shotgun sequence genome encodes the following:
- the LOC126797542 gene encoding pentatricopeptide repeat-containing protein At3g09060 isoform X1: protein MVDFPKTLSPKRLLKLLQSEKNTRSALALLDSATRRHPNYPHSPDVFHHILRRLSHPSLVSHVPGVVDLIRTQKCRCPEDVALTVIKAYAKNSMPDKALQVFQQMQETFGCEPGIRSYNSLLNAFIESNQWDRAEQLFTYFETIGLAPNLQTYNTLIKVSCKKKQFAKARGLLEWMSEKGLKPDVISYGTLINALAKSGMLEDALEVFDEMPERGVSADVMCYNILMDGCFRGGDYAGAKEVWERLVMDSGAYPNVVSYNVMISGLCKCGRFEESLEIWGRMKRNERGCDLFTCSSLIQGLCKAGNVDEAERVYRAMVEKGVMPDVVMYNTMLDGFCRAGRIEQCFELWEVMEKGDCLNVVSYNILIKGLFKNGKMEEAMSVWELMHEKACVADSTTYGVLLHGLCKNGYLNKALKILTEAENARADLDVFAYSSLINWLCKEGRLDEAARMLDQMAKCGYKPNSHVCNSLIHGFIQASKFEDAIGFFRAMSTNYCSPNVVSYNTLINGLCKVGRFSDAYVFVREMLEEGQKLDVITYSLLIDGLCQDRKIDMALNLWNQALDKGFEPDVTMYNIMIHGLCCAGKAEGALQLYFQMGGRNCVPNLVTHNTLMEGFYKIRDCGKASQIWARILKDGLRPDIISYNITLKGLCSCSRISDAVGYLEKALHHGVRPTHITWHILVRAVVNNGATTQSSCG from the coding sequence ATGGTCGACTTCCCCAAAACCCTCTCCCCAAAGCGCCTCCTCAAACTCCTCCAATCCGAAAAGAACACCCGCTCCGCCCTCGCCCTCCTCGACTCCGCCACTCGCCGCCACCCCAACTACCCCCACTCCCCGGACGTCTTCCACCACATCCTCCGCCGCCTCTCCCACCCCTCCCTCGTCTCCCACGTCCCGGGCGTTGTCGACCTCATCCGCACCCAGAAATGCCGCTGCCCCGAGGACGTCGCATTAACCGTCATCAAAGCCTACGCCAAAAACTCAATGCCGGACAAAGCTCTCCAAGTGTTCCAACAAATGCAAGAGACTTTCGGCTGCGAGCCCGGCATCCGCTCCTACAATTCACTGCTGAACGCCTTCATTGAGTCGAATCAGTGGGACCGGGCCGAGCAGCTGTTTACTTATTTCGAAACGATTGGGCTGGCCCCTAATCTGCAGACTTACAATACTCTGATCAAGGTTTCGTGCAAGAAGAAGCAGTTTGCGAAGGCGAGGGGGTTGCTGGAGTGGATGTCGGAGAAGGGATTGAAGCCGGATGTCATCAGTTACGGAACTCTGATCAATGCGCTTGCGAAAAGTGGGATGCTGGAGGATGCATTGGAGGTGTTCGACGAAATGCCTGAGAGGGGAGTGAGTGCTGATGTCATgtgttataatattttgatggATGGGTGCTTTCGGGGAGGCGATTATGCGGGGGCGAAGGAGGTTTGGGAGAGGTTGGTGATGGACTCGGGGGCGTATCCGAATGTGGTGAGTTATAATGTTATGATTAGCGGGTTGTGTAAATGCGGGAGGTTTGAGGAGAGTTTGGAGATATGGGGTAGGATGAAGAGGAATGAGAGAGGGTGTGACTTGTTTACTTGTAGTTCTTTGATCCAGGGGTTGTGTAAAGCGGGGAATGTGGATGAGGCGGAGAGAGTTTATAGGGCTATGGTCGAGAAGGGAGTAATGCCGGACGTGGTTATGTATAATACAATGCTGGATGGGTTCTGCCGAGCTGGGAGGATTGAACAGTGCTTTGAGTTGTGGGAGGTGATGGAGAAGGGTGATTGTCTTAATGTTGTGAGTTATAACATATTGATCAAAGGGTTGTTTAAAAATGGGAAGATGGAGGAAGCAATGTCTGTTTGGGAATTGATGCATGAGAAGGCTTGCGTTGCAGATTCCACAACGTATGGAGTTTTACTTCATGGCTTGTGTAAGAATGGTTATTTGAACAAGGCTTTGAAGATTTTAACTGAGGCAGAAAATGCAAGAGCTGATCTTGATGTCTTTGCGTATTCCTCTTTAATTAATTGGTTATGCAAAGAAGGGAGACTAGATGAAGCAGCCAGGATGCTTGATCAGATGGCCAAATGTGGCTATAAACCAAATTCTCATGTCTGCAATTCATTGATACATGGTTTTATCCAAGCTTCCAAATTTGAAGATGCAATTGGGTTTTTTAGGGCAATGTCCACCAACTATTGCTCTCCAAATGTTGTCTCCTACAATACTTTGATAAATGGCTTATGCAAAGTTGGAAGATTTAGTGACGCGTATGTGTTTGTGAGGGAAATGCTGGAGGAAGGCCAGAAGCTGGATGTGATCACATATAGTTTGTTAATTGATGGACTCTGTCAAGACAGGAAGATTGACATGGCCCTCAACTTGTGGAATCAAGCCCTTGACAAGGGATTCGAGCCTGATGTAACTATGTACAACATCATGATTCATGGACTTTGCTGTGCAGGCAAAGCAGAAGGTGCTTTGCAGCTATATTTTCAGATGGGGGGTCGGAATTGTGTTCCGAATCTAGTGACGCATAACACCTTAATGGAGggtttttacaaaattaggGACTGTGGAAAGGCATCACAAATTTGGGCTCGCATTTTAAAAGATGGGCTACGACCAGATATAATTTCCTATAATATTACTCTCAAAGGGCTTTGTTCATGCAGTAGAATTTCAGATGCTGTTGGGTACTTAGAAAAAGCTCTGCATCATGGAGTTCGTCCAACTCATATAACGTGGCACATACTTGTTAGGGCAGTGGTCAACAATGGGGCCACTACGCAGTCTTCTTGTGGTTAA
- the LOC126798176 gene encoding protein NRT1/ PTR FAMILY 8.2-like — MAMAEDDYTNDGTMDIHKNPANKRKTGNWKACRFILGNECCERLAYYGMSTNLVNYLQKQLSMGNAAAANSVTNWSGTCYVTPLLGAFLADAYLGRYWTIAIFSIIYAFGMAFLSLTASIKGLKPSCDSSGCHATSSQRAACFVALYMIALGTGGIKPCVSSFGADQFDETDDTEKEKKSSFFNWFYMSINVGALIASSVLVYIQMNVGWDWGFGIPAVAMVIAVVFFFFGSPLYRLQKPGGSPLTRILQVIVASCRNFNVKVPDDKSLLHETTDAESSIQGSRKLEHTDKLSFFDKAAVEDLKNLENPWKICTVTQVEELKAILRLLPVWASGIVFAAVYSQMSTMFVLQGNTMDQHMGPNFKIPSASLSLFDTVSVLIWAPIYDLVIVPSARKFTGHPRGFTQLQRMGIGLLISVFSMVVAGILEIVRLRNVQENNYYDREYIPMTIFWQVPQYFLIGCAEVFTFIGQLEFFYDQAPDAMRSLCSALSLTTIALGNYLSTLLVTIVTKVTTSNGKLGWIPDNLNRGHLDYYYWVLTLLSIVNFIVYLFVAKWYTYKKTVDH, encoded by the exons ATGGCTATGGCGGAAGACGATTATACAAATGATGGCACTATGGACATCCATAAGAACCCTGCTAACAAGAGGAAGACTGGAAATTGGAAGGCATGCCGCTTTATTCTTG GAAATGAATGCTGTGAAAGATTGGCATACTATGGAATGAGTACCAATTTGGTGAACTATCTTCAGAAACAACTCAGCATGGGAAATGCCGCGGCAGCAAATAGTGTCACCAATTGGTCTGGAACTTGCTATGTCACACCATTGTTAGGAGCCTTCCTAGCTGATGCATACCTGGGAAGATATTGGACAATTGCAAttttttcaattatatatgCCTTT GGAATGGCATTCTTGTCTCTGACTGCATCTATCAAAGGACTAAAGCCATCATGCGACAGCTCTGGTTGCCATGCAACTTCATCACAAAGAGCAGCCTGTTTTGTAGCTCTTTACATGATTGCACTTGGTACTGGTGGAATCAAGCCTTGCGTTTCATCTTTTGGTGCTGATCAATTTGATGAAACAGACGATACtgagaaggaaaaaaagagcTCTTTCTTCAATTGGTTTTATATGTCAATCAACGTTGGTGCACTTATTGCTTCCTCAGTTTTGGTCTATATACAAATGAATGTGGGATGGGATTGGGGTTTTGGGATCCCAGCAGTAGCGATGGTCATAGCAGTTGTGTTCTTTTTCTTCGGTAGCCCATTGTATCGGCTTCAGAAACCTGGAGGGAGTCCCCTCACAAGGATTCTTCAGGTCATTGTTGCATCCTGCAGGAATTTCAATGTAAAAGTCCCAGATGACAAGTCTCTTCTTCATGAAACGACAGATGCTGAGAGTAGTATCCAAGGCAGCCGCAAGCTTGAGCACACAGACAAGTTAAG tttctttgaCAAGGCTGCAGTGGAGGACCTGAAGAACTTGGAAAATCCATGGAAAATTTGCACTGTTACTCAAGTAGAGGAGCTCAAGGCCATTCTCCGGTTGCTTCCAGTATGGGCATCTGGGATAGTCTTTGCTGCAGTATACAGTCAAATGAgcacaatgtttgttttgcaAGGCAACACAATGGATCAACATATGGGCCCTAATTTCAAAATTCCATCAGCATCTCTTTCCCTCTTTGACACAGTCAGTGTTCTCATCTGGGCTCCTATATATGACCTAGTCATTGTCCCATCTGCAAGGAAATTCACCGGTCACCCTAGAGGTTTCACTCAGCTACAAAGAATGGGCATTGGCCTTCTCATATCAGTATTTTCCATGGTTGTTGCTGGGATTTTGGAGATTGTTCGGCTCCGGAATGTGCAGGAGAACAACTATTATGACCGTGAATACATCCCCATGACAATATTTTGGCAAGTTCCACAGTACTTCCTTATTGGATGTGCAGAGGTTTTCACATTCATTGGACAGTTGGAGTTTTTCTATGACCAGGCACCTGATGCTATGAGAAGCTTGTGCTCTGCACTCTCACTCACCACAATTGCATTGGGAAATTACCTCAGCACTCTGCTTGTTACCATTGTAACTAAAGTTACCACAAGTAATGGGAAGCTTGGTTGGATTCCAGATAACTTGAACAGGGGGCATCTTGACTATTATTACTGGGTGTTGACTCTTCTCAGCATCGTTAACTtcattgtgtatctcttcGTTGCTAAGTGGTATACCTACAAGAAAACAGTGGATCATTGA
- the LOC126797543 gene encoding uncharacterized protein LOC126797543 produces MIALKHIQTSFSATRHTILQSRRFPSTKSSVLRFCKSNDSDSESETPSPEGDSRKQEMLVRMAMLQAQKVRLAEYLDERSEYLTKFGEDAGAEIDKIGEDALKGLDEASARIMENMDSRMQAFEESTGMNISEIEENENELAAFEDQIEKDRNEGLFFKNLTQGKPKEKVDATEEIKKIKELTKNSAGSETRRNIYLVLIGLLLIEIVDSFITSTPDWRKVAFLGVILVGLVTQIIYEQKMLSETETAAEKEEER; encoded by the exons ATGATTGCCCTCAAACACATTCAAACCTCCTTCAGCGCCACCAGACATACCATTTTACAGTCGCGAAGATTTCCTAGCACAAAAAGCTCAGTCTTGCGCTTCTGCAAGTCCAATGATTCCGATTCCGAATCAGAGACTCCTTCACCTGAGGGAGATAGTCGCAAGCAAGAGATGCTAGTGAGGATGGCAATGCTTCAAGCTCAGAAAGTCCGGCTTGCGGAGTACTTAGATGAAAGATCAGAATACCTCACTAAATTCGGAGAAGATGCCGGTGCGGAGATTGATAAGATAGGAGAAGATGCCCTCAAAGGACTGGACGAAGCCAGTGCTAGG ATAATGGAGAATATGGACAGCCGTATGCAGGCGTTTGAGGAATCTACAGGAATGAACATATCGGAGAtcgaagaaaatgaaaacgaGTTGGCAGCATTCGAAGATCAGATTGAAAAAGACCGAAATGAAGGGTTATTTTTCAAGAATCTGACGCaaggaaaaccaaaagaaaaggtaGACGCTACAGaggaaataaagaaaattaaagagcTTACTAAGAATAGTGCAGGATCAGAAACCAGGAGGAATATTTACCTTGTATTAATTGGCCTGCTACTCATAGAAATTGTTGATTCTTTCATCACTTCAACGCCCGATTGGAGAAAAGTTGCATTTCTCGGGGTAATTTTAGTGGGTTTGGTTACTCAGATCATCTATGAGCAGAAAATGCTATCAGAAACAGAAACAGCAGCAGAGAAGGAGGAAGAAAGGTAA
- the LOC126796746 gene encoding uncharacterized protein LOC126796746 produces MATKTYDNHRVKRIRTCHSVSCFSNTGKNNQVFIPQHVCNSHSSGSWLTTEDENKMKPDYDLTILDDKRNYGASCKIYPASPSMDTEEPAHGWTIVDDMEQYGDSCKDFSTSVLIDEDKSAYGSNKLTPEHSNLCNATSMNVDDSVNSPDSMSLDECDSELEKALRLLISSDDYLPRSSSSAQSSASLTSSSRNSKAGELLRLVFSDGQYFPRSVPIGRGFQAEVPELTGPVSRKNLYAGDDSKKWLGTRVYPIKQIKNAETNTESIGKGRSDSCSCVSPRSVDCVKRHIDEARLHLQAEIGPAFRTWKFDEMGEFASKSWTLKEQSTFESLVRRNPLSNEESFWMLAFKRFPNKCRKNIVRYYYNVYIPRRMSLQTRSSPEEIDSDDD; encoded by the coding sequence ATGGCTACTAAGACATATGATAATCATCGAGTCAAGAGAATTCGTACATGCCATTCTGTCTCATGCTTCAGCAACACAGGCAAAAACAATCAAGTTTTCATACCTCAGCATGTCTGTAACTCACACAGTTCTGGAAGTTGGTTGACAACAGAggatgaaaataaaatgaagcCAGATTATGATTTGACCATTCTTGATGATAAGAGAAATTATGGTGCATCCTGCAAAATCTATCCTGCCTCCCCCTCAATGGATACCGAAGAACCAGCCCATGGTTGGACCATTGTGGATGATATGGAACAATATGGTGACTCCTGCAAGGACTTTTCTACCTCTGTCTTAATTGATGAAGATAAATCAGCCTATGGTTCAAATAAGTTAACTCCAGAACACTCCAACCTTTGCAATGCAACCTCTATGAATGTTGATGATTCAGTCAATAGTCCAGATTCTATGAGCTTAGATGAGTGTGATTCAGAACTTGAGAAAGCTTTGCGCTTATTGATTTCCAGCGATGATTATCTTCCAAGGTCTAGTTCTTCAGCTCAGTCTTCAGCTTCACTGACGTCGAGCAGTAGAAATTCAAAGGCTGGAGAATTATTGAGATTGGTATTCTCTGATGGTCAGTATTTTCCAAGATCTGTTCCGATTGGGCGTGGTTTTCAGGCTGAAGTTCCTGAGTTGACAGGTCCTGTCAGTAGGAAAAATCTTTATGCTGGTGATGATTCAAAGAAGTGGTTGGGAACAAGAGTTTATCCCATCAAACAGATTAAAAATGCAGAAACTAATACAGAATCTATTGGGAAAGGGAGATCGGACTCTTGTTCTTGTGTCTCTCCGAGATCTGTTGATTGTGTCAAACGCCACATTGATGAAGCAAGACTCCATTTGCAAGCCGAAATTGGTCCTGCATTCCGGACTTGGAAGTTTGATGAAATGGGGGAATTTGCATCGAAGTCATGGACTTTGAAAGAACAAAGTACATTCGAATCTCTAGTGAGAAGGAATCCACTGTCTAATGAAGAAAGCTTTTGGATGCTTGCCTTTAAGCGTTTTCCTAACAAATGCAGGAAAAACATTGTGAGATATTACTATAACGTGTACATACCAAGACGCATGAGCCTCCAAACTCGGTCTTCTCCTGAAGAAATTGATAGTGATGATGACTGA
- the LOC126797822 gene encoding protein OCTOPUS — MNPSTDPPPNPPPQPHRLSTSCDRHPEENFTGFCPSCLCERLAVLHPSTTTNSSASSSRKPPTSSTAAAALKAIFKPPIGGGGASKGRPTTSFLPELRRTKSFSASNNQGFSGVFEPQRKSCDVRGRSTLWCLFNQDDGRNPNNKDKPTWGAAGPEIEVDPRNVAGPSSSFRGPVVFESKEEEEQDEDEDEDEEEEQSKNDGGGRISDEPNAGNVIEIRVPEIVEEEEEDEIQQQQLNQRQQSEPVQFEEDEIKPMKDHLDLDGQTKKKIAGSFWSAASVFSKKLQKWRQKQKLKKRRNGGGSATLPVEKPIGRQFRETQSEIADYGFGRRSCDTDPRFSLDAGRMSLDAGRMSFDDPRYSFDEPRASWDGYLIGRSFQRMPTMLSVVEDAPVVVSRIDAHIPVEEPMNSINEEDPVPGGSVQTQNYYTDSSSRRRKSLDRSNSIRKTAAAVVAEIDEMKSGSNSKVSPTTTNTAAAEYLHGGPKLVIPDRDSNSNSLRDDCSETFEMAFRGGDPVIRGGDSVYRSGDSASVVGNGERKDCKQKSRRWSKAWNIWSFIHRRSGNKEDDEDRYSSRPNGVERSFSESWPELRGSGERNGEAKGFNPKITRSNSSASWRNSHSFGGGVFGSMRKNGAVVEPHVNGNGNANGNVNLNGSGRKKKEEVVLERNRSARYSPNHIDNGLLRFYLTPMRNSWRNGGPGKSRSNHAHSIARSVLRLY, encoded by the coding sequence ATGAATCCCAGCACGGACCCACCACCAAACCCGCCGCCGCAGCCCCACCGACTCTCTACCTCCTGCGACCGTCACCCTGAGGAGAATTTCACCGGCTTCTGCCCCTCATGCCTCTGCGAACGACTCGCCGTTTTGCACccttccaccaccaccaacagctctgcttcttcttcccGCAAACCCCCTACTTCCTCCACCGCCGCCGCTGCCCTTAAGGCCATCTTCAAGCCCCCCATTGGCGGTGGCGGGGCCTCCAAAGGCCGACCCACCACCTCTTTTCTCCCTGAGCTCCGCCGCACCAAGTCCTTCTCCGCCTCCAACAACCAAGGCTTCTCCGGCGTCTTCGAGCCCCAGAGGAAGTCCTGCGACGTCCGCGGCCGGAGCACTCTCTGGTGTCTCTTCAATCAGGACGACGGCCGGAACCCAAATAACAAAGACAAACCGACCTGGGGAGCTGCCGGGCCGGAAATTGAAGTCGACCCCAGAAACGTGGCCGGGCCTTCTTCCAGCTTTCGAGGTCCGGTGGTCTTCGAGTccaaagaggaagaagaacaagacgAAGACGAAGACGAAGACGAAGAGGAAGAACAGAGCAAGAACGACGGTGGTGGGAGAATTTCCGACGAGCCGAATGCCGGCAATGTGATCGAAATTCGAGTGCCGGAGATtgtagaggaggaagaagaagacgagatACAGCAGCAGCAACTCAACCAGCGTCAACAATCAGAGCCAGTTCAATTTGAAGAAGACGAGATAAAGCCCATGAAGGACCACTTAGATCTCGACGGCCAGACGAAGAAAAAGATCGCCGGAAGCTTCTGGTCGGCGGCGTCGGTGTTCAGCAAGAAACTGCAGAAGTGGCGGCAGAAGCAGAAGCTCAAGAAACGGCGCAACGGCGGCGGATCGGCCACATTGCCGGTGGAGAAGCCCATTGGGCGACAGTTCAGAGAAACCCAGTCGGAGATCGCCGATTACGGCTTCGGTCGGCGCTCATGCGACACCGATCCCCGGTTTTCGCTCGACGCGGGTCGGATGTCACTTGACGCGGGTCGGATGTCTTTCGACGACCCGAGATACTCGTTCGACGAGCCTCGGGCCTCGTGGGACGGGTACTTGATCGGAAGGAGTTTCCAGAGAATGCCGACGATGCTTTCGGTGGTGGAGGACGCTCCGGTGGTTGTTTCGAGAATCGATGCTCATATTCCGGTGGAGGAGCCGATGAATTCTATCAACGAAGAGGACCCTGTTCCCGGCGGGTCGGTCCAGACCCAGAACTACTATACGGACTCGTCTTCCCGGCGGAGGAAGAGCCTGGACAGGTCCAACTCTATTAGGAAGACGGCGGCGGCAGTGGTGGCGGAGATTGACGAAATGAAGTCGGGGTCTAACTCCAAAGTGTCGCCCACTACTACTAATACCGCTGCTGCTGAGTACTTGCATGGTGGGCCGAAGCTGGTGATTCCTGATAGAGATTCTAACTCGAACTCTCTCCGTGATGACTGCTCGGAGACATTTGAGATGGCGTTTCGCGGCGGCGATCCTGTGATACGTGGCGGTGATTCGGTGTATCGCAGTGGGGATTCGGCTTCGGTGGTGGGGAATGGGGAGAGGAAAGATTGTAAGCAGAAGTCTAGAAGGTGGAGCAAGGCCTGGAACATTTGGAGTTTTATTCATAGGAGGAGTGGGAACaaggaggatgatgaagataggTATAGTAGCAGGCCTAATGGGGTAGAGAGGTCGTTTTCGGAGTCTTGGCCGGAGCTGAGAGGCAGCGGGGAGCGGAATGGGGAAGCAAAGGGTTTCAATCCGAAGATTACGAGGAGCAACAGCAGTGCTAGTTGGAGAAACTCGCATAGCTTTGGAGGTGGGGTTTTTGGGAGCATGAGGAAGAATGGTGCTGTTGTTGAGCCACATGTGAATGGAAATGGCAATGCAAATGGGAATGTGAATTTGAATGGGAgtggaaggaagaagaaggaagaggTTGTGCTGGAAAGGAATCGTAGCGCAAGGTATTCGCCTAATCACATTGACAATGGACTCTTGAGGTTCTACTTAACGCCGATGAGGAACAGCTGGAGGAATGGAGGACCTGGGAAGAGCAGGTCGAATCATGCACATTCCATCGCCAGAAGTGTACTTCGATTGTACTGA
- the LOC126797542 gene encoding pentatricopeptide repeat-containing protein At3g09060 isoform X2 — translation MVDFPKTLSPKRLLKLLQSEKNTRSALALLDSATRRHPNYPHSPDVFHHILRRLSHPSLVSHVPGVVDLIRTQKCRCPEDVALTVIKAYAKNSMPDKALQVFQQMQETFGCEPGIRSYNSLLNAFIESNQWDRAEQLFTYFETIGLAPNLQTYNTLIKVSCKKKQFAKARGLLEWMSEKGLKPDVISYGTLINALAKSGMLEDALEVFDEMPERGVSADVMCYNILMDGCFRGGDYAGAKEVWERLVMDSGAYPNVVSYNVMISGLCKCGRFEESLEIWGRMKRNERGCDLFTCSSLIQGLCKAGNVDEAERVYRAMVEKGVMPDVVMYNTMLDGFCRAGRIEQCFELWEVMEKGDCLNVVSYNILIKGLFKNGKMEEAMSVWELMHEKACVADSTTYGVLLHGLCKNGYLNKALKILTEAENARADLDVFAYSSLINWLCKEGRLDEAARMLDQMAKCGYKPNSHVCNSLIHGFIQASKFEDAIGFFRAMSTNYCSPNVVSYNTLINGLCKVGRFSDAYVFVREMLEEGQKLDVITYSLLIDGLCQDRKIDMALNLWNQALDKGFEPDVTMYNIMIHGLCCAGKAEVEFQMLLGT, via the exons ATGGTCGACTTCCCCAAAACCCTCTCCCCAAAGCGCCTCCTCAAACTCCTCCAATCCGAAAAGAACACCCGCTCCGCCCTCGCCCTCCTCGACTCCGCCACTCGCCGCCACCCCAACTACCCCCACTCCCCGGACGTCTTCCACCACATCCTCCGCCGCCTCTCCCACCCCTCCCTCGTCTCCCACGTCCCGGGCGTTGTCGACCTCATCCGCACCCAGAAATGCCGCTGCCCCGAGGACGTCGCATTAACCGTCATCAAAGCCTACGCCAAAAACTCAATGCCGGACAAAGCTCTCCAAGTGTTCCAACAAATGCAAGAGACTTTCGGCTGCGAGCCCGGCATCCGCTCCTACAATTCACTGCTGAACGCCTTCATTGAGTCGAATCAGTGGGACCGGGCCGAGCAGCTGTTTACTTATTTCGAAACGATTGGGCTGGCCCCTAATCTGCAGACTTACAATACTCTGATCAAGGTTTCGTGCAAGAAGAAGCAGTTTGCGAAGGCGAGGGGGTTGCTGGAGTGGATGTCGGAGAAGGGATTGAAGCCGGATGTCATCAGTTACGGAACTCTGATCAATGCGCTTGCGAAAAGTGGGATGCTGGAGGATGCATTGGAGGTGTTCGACGAAATGCCTGAGAGGGGAGTGAGTGCTGATGTCATgtgttataatattttgatggATGGGTGCTTTCGGGGAGGCGATTATGCGGGGGCGAAGGAGGTTTGGGAGAGGTTGGTGATGGACTCGGGGGCGTATCCGAATGTGGTGAGTTATAATGTTATGATTAGCGGGTTGTGTAAATGCGGGAGGTTTGAGGAGAGTTTGGAGATATGGGGTAGGATGAAGAGGAATGAGAGAGGGTGTGACTTGTTTACTTGTAGTTCTTTGATCCAGGGGTTGTGTAAAGCGGGGAATGTGGATGAGGCGGAGAGAGTTTATAGGGCTATGGTCGAGAAGGGAGTAATGCCGGACGTGGTTATGTATAATACAATGCTGGATGGGTTCTGCCGAGCTGGGAGGATTGAACAGTGCTTTGAGTTGTGGGAGGTGATGGAGAAGGGTGATTGTCTTAATGTTGTGAGTTATAACATATTGATCAAAGGGTTGTTTAAAAATGGGAAGATGGAGGAAGCAATGTCTGTTTGGGAATTGATGCATGAGAAGGCTTGCGTTGCAGATTCCACAACGTATGGAGTTTTACTTCATGGCTTGTGTAAGAATGGTTATTTGAACAAGGCTTTGAAGATTTTAACTGAGGCAGAAAATGCAAGAGCTGATCTTGATGTCTTTGCGTATTCCTCTTTAATTAATTGGTTATGCAAAGAAGGGAGACTAGATGAAGCAGCCAGGATGCTTGATCAGATGGCCAAATGTGGCTATAAACCAAATTCTCATGTCTGCAATTCATTGATACATGGTTTTATCCAAGCTTCCAAATTTGAAGATGCAATTGGGTTTTTTAGGGCAATGTCCACCAACTATTGCTCTCCAAATGTTGTCTCCTACAATACTTTGATAAATGGCTTATGCAAAGTTGGAAGATTTAGTGACGCGTATGTGTTTGTGAGGGAAATGCTGGAGGAAGGCCAGAAGCTGGATGTGATCACATATAGTTTGTTAATTGATGGACTCTGTCAAGACAGGAAGATTGACATGGCCCTCAACTTGTGGAATCAAGCCCTTGACAAGGGATTCGAGCCTGATGTAACTATGTACAACATCATGATTCATGGACTTTGCTGTGCAGGCAAAGCAGAAG TAGAATTTCAGATGCTGTTGGGTACTTAG